One [Clostridium] saccharolyticum WM1 DNA segment encodes these proteins:
- a CDS encoding ABC transporter substrate-binding protein: MKNTGLAILTAAVLAASLTACAGNGNQAVNMETSDLKKVTFVLDWTPNTNHTGLYVAKEKGYFKDAGLEVDIVQPPEDGAEVLVASGKAQFGMSFQDSMAPALVGENALPITAVAAVIQHNTSGIISRKGEGLASPKGMEGKNYATWDLPVEKAMVRDVVEADGGDFSKVQLVPSTVTDEVSALKSKTVDAIWIFYAWAGVKMEVEGLETDYFKFADLNPVFDYYTPVVIAGNEFLKEDPETARAFLSALSKGYEDAQKNPQEAAQILRKAAPELDEKLVMESQKYLADKYQDDVDVWGYIDPVRWNRFYEWLNENGLSSPEIPENTGFTNDFLPQ, encoded by the coding sequence ATGAAAAATACAGGTTTGGCAATTTTAACTGCGGCAGTCTTGGCCGCTTCCCTGACTGCCTGCGCAGGAAATGGGAATCAGGCAGTAAATATGGAAACATCGGATTTGAAGAAGGTGACCTTTGTCCTGGACTGGACTCCCAATACCAATCATACAGGGCTTTATGTGGCAAAGGAAAAGGGATATTTTAAGGATGCAGGGCTTGAGGTAGACATCGTCCAGCCGCCGGAAGACGGAGCCGAGGTACTGGTAGCTTCCGGAAAAGCCCAGTTTGGCATGTCCTTTCAGGATTCCATGGCACCGGCCCTTGTAGGGGAAAATGCTCTTCCCATTACAGCGGTAGCTGCAGTTATACAGCATAATACTTCCGGTATTATTTCCAGAAAAGGAGAGGGATTGGCATCTCCAAAGGGAATGGAAGGAAAGAATTATGCCACCTGGGATCTTCCGGTGGAAAAGGCCATGGTCAGGGACGTGGTAGAGGCCGACGGAGGTGATTTTTCCAAGGTACAGCTGGTTCCCAGCACTGTCACGGACGAGGTTTCCGCCTTAAAGTCAAAAACAGTGGATGCCATCTGGATCTTCTATGCATGGGCAGGCGTGAAGATGGAAGTAGAAGGCCTTGAAACGGACTATTTTAAGTTTGCTGATTTAAATCCGGTCTTTGATTATTATACTCCTGTGGTTATCGCCGGAAATGAATTTCTAAAGGAGGATCCGGAGACTGCCAGGGCCTTTTTAAGCGCCTTGAGCAAGGGGTATGAAGATGCCCAAAAGAATCCGCAAGAGGCTGCACAAATCTTGCGGAAGGCTGCTCCGGAGCTTGATGAAAAGCTGGTGATGGAAAGTCAGAAATACCTGGCGGACAAGTATCAGGATGACGTAGATGTATGGGGATACATTGACCCGGTACGGTGGAACCGGTTTTATGAATGGCTGAATGAAAACGGCCTTTCAAGCCCTGAAATTCCGGAAAATACCGGTTTTACCAATGATTTTCTGCCTCAGTAA
- a CDS encoding ABC transporter ATP-binding protein, translating into MAQLKAEGITKSFETRTILKGVSLELGEGELVSLLGVSGGGKTTLFHIIAGLSLPDEGHVYLDGEEITGKPGYVSYMLQKDLLLPYRTIVDNVALPLLIKGMKKKEAREKAGEYFKLFGLEGTERQYPSQLSGGMRQRAALLRTYLFSNSVALLDEPFSALDMLTKRGVHEWYLKVMEDIRLSTLFITHDIDEAILLSDRICLLTGSPGRITKEIIINEPKPRTKDFNISEEFLRYKREILKHLEGI; encoded by the coding sequence ATGGCACAGCTTAAGGCAGAAGGCATTACAAAATCCTTTGAGACAAGAACAATACTTAAGGGAGTATCCCTGGAGCTTGGGGAGGGGGAACTGGTATCACTTCTGGGAGTCAGCGGTGGTGGTAAGACTACCTTGTTTCATATCATCGCCGGCCTTTCCCTTCCAGATGAAGGACATGTGTATCTGGATGGAGAAGAGATCACCGGAAAGCCGGGGTATGTCAGCTATATGCTGCAAAAGGATCTTTTGCTGCCCTACCGCACCATTGTGGATAATGTTGCGCTTCCTCTTCTCATCAAAGGCATGAAGAAAAAGGAGGCTAGGGAAAAGGCAGGAGAATATTTTAAGCTCTTTGGCCTGGAAGGGACGGAAAGACAGTACCCTTCCCAACTGTCCGGCGGGATGAGACAGAGGGCGGCCCTATTAAGGACCTACCTGTTTTCAAACTCCGTGGCTCTCCTTGACGAACCTTTTTCTGCCCTTGACATGCTGACAAAGAGAGGCGTTCATGAGTGGTATTTAAAGGTTATGGAGGATATCCGTCTTTCCACACTTTTTATCACCCATGATATTGATGAAGCCATTCTTTTGTCAGACCGCATCTGCCTGCTGACCGGGTCTCCAGGCCGGATTACAAAGGAAATCATCATTAATGAACCAAAACCCAGAACAAAGGATTTTAATATTTCGGAAGAATTTTTAAGGTATAAAAGAGAGATATTAAAGCATTTGGAAGGAATATGA
- a CDS encoding MerR family transcriptional regulator, giving the protein MIKLTNFNVKKMTIGEMAKINRISEQTLRLYDREGLFSPLYRDENTGYRYYDIRQSAQLDMIRYMKALGMPLKEIRVHMKKWDMGRVKQLLKENRDAIDQKIVELNLQKRAIERTIDSYERYEAAPPDGAIVLEYIQKRRMYVKETKTNFYDYEIDEYERLLRSLKEDMAARNISTFYFANAGTILKRENFMKRNLYSTQVFVFVDQEYVDEELITVIPAGSYLCIYCDRFSKEKEYMDRLLAAIEENHYTVTGDYICEVIVEMPLDYKERGMFLRLQVPVRMS; this is encoded by the coding sequence ATGATAAAATTGACAAATTTTAATGTTAAAAAAATGACGATTGGGGAAATGGCAAAAATTAACCGGATATCAGAGCAAACCCTGAGGCTCTATGACCGGGAAGGGTTGTTTTCTCCTCTGTACCGGGATGAAAACACCGGATACCGTTACTATGATATCCGCCAAAGCGCCCAGCTTGATATGATCCGGTATATGAAGGCTCTTGGCATGCCCTTAAAGGAGATCCGGGTCCACATGAAAAAGTGGGATATGGGGCGGGTAAAGCAGCTTCTTAAGGAGAACCGGGATGCCATTGACCAGAAGATTGTGGAACTCAATCTCCAAAAGCGGGCCATTGAACGGACCATTGACAGTTATGAACGGTATGAAGCGGCTCCCCCGGACGGGGCCATTGTTCTGGAGTACATACAAAAACGCCGGATGTATGTGAAGGAAACGAAAACCAATTTTTACGATTATGAAATCGATGAATACGAGCGCCTTCTGCGCAGCTTAAAAGAGGACATGGCGGCCCGGAATATATCGACCTTTTACTTTGCCAATGCGGGAACCATTTTAAAGCGTGAGAATTTTATGAAGAGAAATCTGTATTCTACTCAGGTGTTTGTGTTTGTGGACCAGGAATACGTTGATGAAGAGCTGATTACCGTTATCCCTGCAGGATCCTACTTATGCATATACTGTGACCGCTTTTCCAAAGAAAAGGAATATATGGACCGTCTGCTTGCAGCCATTGAAGAAAATCATTATACAGTTACAGGAGACTACATTTGCGAGGTCATCGTGGAAATGCCTCTTGACTATAAGGAAAGAGGTATGTTCCTGCGCCTTCAGGTGCCGGTCCGTATGTCCTGA